In one Mycobacteroides chelonae genomic region, the following are encoded:
- a CDS encoding MlaD family protein: MGRKLSVLVAVVLLCAGCSSTGLADLPLPAPGLSAGGYRLTAVFANALNLPERAKVKLAGADIGEVESMAAKDFRAVTTLRIRHDVTLPVGSTAQLRTATPLGDVFVAVTPPEQPVVATLGDGDTITIDQTGAAATVESVLSSAAILVNGGAVHNLTNVVNGMGRAAGQDGQAFGRMIGKSNELLGKLNARSGQLDNALTETTHLAEVLDGKSEKLAEVLHAAGPATATLQDNAGQISDLVLLLGDTARELGKFPSIAGTDASGRSVVADANAISRSWNDVVLDPQTSLLSLNRLYAPFIKITAGSAISGSAGIDRLVLGAIPDAGFGGDPGLHGPKRYDWAKLVGTFKYTLWRLQERVVGQGPEAQGPQPAGPDVQEPGR, translated from the coding sequence ATGGGGCGCAAGCTATCGGTCTTGGTGGCGGTGGTGCTCCTGTGCGCCGGGTGTTCCTCTACAGGACTGGCCGACCTGCCGCTGCCGGCCCCGGGCCTGAGTGCCGGGGGATACCGGCTGACCGCAGTCTTTGCGAACGCGCTCAATCTGCCCGAGCGTGCCAAGGTAAAGCTCGCCGGTGCGGATATCGGCGAGGTGGAATCGATGGCGGCCAAGGATTTCCGTGCGGTGACCACGTTGCGGATCCGGCACGATGTCACCCTTCCGGTAGGCAGCACGGCGCAGTTGCGTACGGCCACGCCGCTGGGTGATGTCTTCGTGGCCGTCACGCCGCCCGAACAACCCGTCGTGGCGACACTCGGCGACGGGGACACCATCACCATCGACCAGACGGGCGCGGCGGCAACGGTGGAATCGGTGCTCAGTTCGGCGGCGATTCTGGTGAACGGTGGAGCGGTGCACAATCTCACCAACGTCGTCAACGGTATGGGCAGGGCGGCGGGCCAGGACGGTCAGGCATTCGGGCGGATGATCGGCAAGTCCAATGAGCTGCTGGGCAAGCTGAATGCGCGGTCCGGACAGCTGGACAACGCACTGACCGAGACAACCCACCTGGCCGAGGTCCTCGACGGCAAGAGTGAGAAGCTTGCCGAGGTGCTGCACGCGGCGGGCCCGGCCACCGCGACCTTGCAAGACAATGCCGGTCAGATCTCCGATCTGGTGCTGCTGCTGGGTGATACCGCACGCGAGCTGGGCAAGTTCCCGTCGATCGCGGGCACTGATGCCAGTGGGCGCAGCGTGGTGGCCGATGCCAACGCGATCTCCCGGTCCTGGAATGACGTGGTGCTCGATCCGCAGACCAGCCTGCTCTCGCTGAACCGGCTGTATGCGCCGTTCATCAAAATCACTGCGGGATCGGCTATCTCCGGTAGTGCCGGTATCGACCGACTGGTGCTGGGCGCCATACCGGATGCTGGTTTCGGGGGAGATCCTGGATTGCACGGCCCCAAGCGATACGACTGGGCCAAGCTCGTGGGGACCTTCAAGTACACGCTGTGGCGGTTGCAGGAGCGCGTCGTCGGGCAGGGCCCCGAAGCGCAAGGTCCTCAGCCAGCGGGACCCGACGTACAGGAACCCGGACGATGA
- a CDS encoding MlaD family protein: protein MSRAWVSGLSLVATLAISVTYLLVGVLHVRPLTSSYPLTIQLAESGGLLPNQDVTLHGVRIGSVESLTFTGDGVNATVSVDSGVRVPASAAVRVSGLSPAGEQYLDFSAASDEGPFLSGGDVIARDRTAIPVTPAQLLTHADGVLAQVDPAKIERIKTELSLSAQGPRKLTDIVDGGVFLLSTLDSVLPETVSAIRNSRTVLSSAVDVNNGIAVTSRNLRSTLAGMNAMDGGYRKLIDQSPRVLAATDNLFTDNSDTMVQLLANLATNAHLSYVRVPALNALFPTYRGSALEAFISTMHEHGLWVTADLYPRYACDYGTPRHPPSSADYPEPFLYTYCRDDDPAVLVRGAKNAPRPAGDDTAGPPPGADLGARSDPTPPGRYTIPTPYGGPALPIEPPR, encoded by the coding sequence ATGAGCCGCGCGTGGGTCAGTGGACTGTCACTCGTTGCCACCCTGGCTATTTCGGTCACCTATCTGTTGGTGGGCGTGCTGCACGTCCGGCCGCTGACATCGAGTTACCCGCTGACCATCCAGCTCGCCGAGTCCGGCGGCCTGCTGCCGAACCAGGACGTGACGCTGCACGGAGTGCGCATCGGCTCGGTCGAATCACTGACCTTTACCGGCGACGGCGTCAACGCGACAGTGAGCGTCGACAGCGGCGTTCGTGTTCCCGCGTCGGCGGCGGTGCGGGTGTCCGGGCTGTCCCCGGCCGGTGAGCAGTACCTCGATTTCTCCGCCGCATCCGATGAGGGCCCGTTCCTGTCCGGCGGGGACGTGATTGCCCGGGACCGCACCGCGATACCGGTCACTCCGGCACAGCTGCTGACCCATGCAGACGGTGTTCTCGCCCAAGTGGATCCGGCCAAGATCGAGCGCATCAAGACGGAACTGAGCCTGAGCGCGCAGGGACCCCGCAAGCTCACCGACATCGTCGACGGCGGGGTGTTCCTGCTGTCCACCCTGGATTCGGTGCTCCCCGAGACGGTCAGCGCCATCAGGAACAGCCGGACGGTGCTGTCGTCGGCGGTGGACGTCAACAACGGAATCGCAGTCACCTCACGCAATCTGCGCAGCACCCTGGCAGGGATGAACGCGATGGACGGTGGCTATCGGAAACTCATCGATCAATCCCCGCGAGTGCTTGCGGCCACCGACAACCTGTTCACCGACAACTCCGACACCATGGTCCAGCTGCTGGCCAACCTGGCCACCAACGCGCACCTGTCGTATGTGCGGGTACCGGCGTTGAACGCCCTGTTTCCCACCTATCGCGGCTCGGCGCTGGAAGCGTTCATCAGCACCATGCACGAGCACGGCCTATGGGTGACGGCTGACCTGTATCCGCGATACGCCTGTGACTACGGCACTCCTCGCCATCCACCGTCCTCGGCGGACTATCCGGAGCCCTTCTTGTACACGTACTGCCGCGACGACGATCCCGCCGTCTTGGTCCGGGGCGCCAAGAACGCCCCGCGTCCCGCAGGGGATGACACGGCCGGGCCGCCGCCTGGCGCCGACCTGGGTGCGCGATCCGACCCGACACCGCCCGGCCGGTACACGATCCCGACGCCGTACGGCGGACCGGCGCTGCCCATCGAGCCACCGAGGTAA